The following is a genomic window from Mauremys mutica isolate MM-2020 ecotype Southern chromosome 4, ASM2049712v1, whole genome shotgun sequence.
tacattagctagcttccagtcattgggtaccgaagccgatttaaaggataggttacaaaccttggttaatagttccgcaacttcacatttgagttctttcagaactcttgggtgaatgccatctggtcccggtgacttgttaacgttgagtttatcaattaattccaaaacctcctctagtgacacttcaatctgtgacagttcctcagatttgtcacctacaaaagccagctcaggtttgggaatctccctaacatcctcagccgtgaagactgaagcaaagaatccaattagtttctccgcaatgactttatcatctttaagcgctccttttgtattttcatcgtcaaggggccccactggttgtttagcaggcttcctgcttctgatgtacttaaaaaaacattttgttattacctttggagtttttggctagccgttcttcaaactcctctttggcttttcttattacactcttgcacttcagttggcagtgtttgtgctcctttctatttgcctcactgggatttgacttccactttttaaaggaagtctttttatctctcactgcttcttttacatggttgttaagccacggtggctcttttttagttcttttactgtttttcttaatttggggtatacattgaagttgggcctctactatggtgtctttaaaaagggcccacgcaacttgcagggatttcactttcgtCACTGTACCTTGTAACTTTTGTccaactaaccccctcatttttgtatagttcccccttttgaaattaaaggccacagtgttgggcagttgagatgttcttcccaccacagggatgttgaatgctattgtattatggtcactatttccaagcggtcctgctatagttacctcttggaccagctcttGGAACGGTCCCTTCAAGAGCGCAGCACCGTCTCCCTCCCCGGGGGGAAAGACCTTTAAAACCAGCCTTAAATAATCCAAACCAAGGGCCACGGTTCAAAGGAGCCTTGGCGGCAAACGGCTCCAGCCCCGCTGCTGAAGCATTGTTGAAACTGCCGCTGAGTTATACCCAGGACGATGCCCCTGAGCCGTGCGGGGCCACCAGGGGTGTAAATCTCAGGGCAGGAAAAACGCCTGGTGCCTGAACCGAATTCCTTTTGCTATTAAACTGCACCTCCCAAGCGCCTCGTTTCTTGTCAGGATCAGCGGTAAATGCTCTATCGTAGAGAGAACAAAAGGCCATTTGGGGTTGATGGGCCagaggggtggcaggcaggggccTGGATGGGGGGCTGGACTCAGCGATTGGTATCAGCTGTTTCCTTCTTGTCATTCAAATGGCTCAGGGGTCATGGCTGACATCCGGCCATCATGTCAAACGCTTCCCTGGGGCCTTTTGACAGGCACCCCCAGGCATCTCACTGCCGAGTCCCTGTCctaggaggagaggggagggggatcccCCCCCCTCCGTGCAGCCAGGGGCCAGTGCTTGCCACTGCCACGCTGGAGCCTCCACCTTGATTTATGGACAAcattgtgcagaattttaaaatattctgcacAGAATTTAACTTTTTGGTGCTGAATTTCCCCAGGAATATGGGGCgctgggcagttgggggaggggctgtgagggggcgctgggcagtgcggagaggctgggggggagaTCGCTGGGTagttgggggggctgtgagggggcgcTGGCAGtgcggaggggctgggggggagatcgctgggcagtggggggggctgtgagggggcgctgggcagtgcggaggggctgggggggggagatcgCTGGGCATAAGGATCTGTCGTGGAGATCTCTGGGTgaggggcccctgggcatgggggtTGCTGGGTataagggggcaggaggggactggGCAGGGGGGCGGTGTAGTGGGGCACACTGGCAGTGCCGGGCTGGGGTTGAGTGACATAATGATACGGACCAGAGTTCCCAGCACAGGGGAGGGCGGTGTCTCcagcctgccctgagagcaaacagtcCTTTCCCCACACCCGGGGTGACAATGCGGCattcaggggaaactgaggcacagctagGGACcataaaatgtttcagaaaattcccactttgtcacacttggTCTGGGGAGTCAGAGCTGGGCCTGGCACGACGGGGACCCaggttttggtgggggagggagtctgtgcagtgcccagcatgaTGCAGAAATGGATCTCAGTTCGGGGGGGGGCATgtctgtgcccaggggccctgatcttggtcagtgtctgtacagcgcctgacACAACAGGGGCCCCAATCTTGGTCGGGggagtctgtgcagcacccagcgcgATGGGCAGTGCCGGCACTCTGCCATCCCACAGCTAACACCAAGCCACGGAGCCCACgggaggctgtgggggtggcaggacTGGCCCTAGCGGGAGGTGGCACCAGCTGCGACGGGGCAAGTCGTGGTTGCTGCCAGGAGAAGACAGAATTTGCAAAGCCGATTTATTGACGATTTTCAAAGCACAAGTCCCGAGATCAGAATGGCTACGGGGCCCTTCCCCATCAGCTTCCCAGTCACCCCGGGGGGCgctgcagagctgcagggagggcTGGATGAACCCCCCCACTCCTACGCTCCCCATCCTTGTAGCACCCTGAGCTTTCATCCACCAACCTCTCCCAGCCGCGTCCCGCAGACCCCAGCAACGTGGGGCCCACACACGGTGCTAAGGGGGGGTCTATACacaccccagctggcagggggctgccagCTCTGCTCTCTCTGCAGCTCATGCTCAGGAGGGGGGTTCTGCTCCCATGTTATCTGGGCCGGGGGGTTGGCgcgggggggagccccagggggcaggtCACAGGGCTGTCAGCAGGAGCCCAGCAAGGAGCAGAGCCATCACTAGGCATGAGCAAACTAAGCCATTGCTGAGGGGCCCCGGTGGCATGGTACCGGCACTGAGTACGGCAGGAGAGACGATCGAGAGGCCAGCGCCACCCGTGACATTCTGGATCCAGTTGACATAGACTGGGACCCGGACGTACACCCCTGGTGGGACAGGTGTGGACTGTGTGCACTTAATCCCCCAGCTGACGAGCCCAGCCAGGATGAAGTTGCCATTCCTTGGACAGACCAGAGGCCCCCCGGAGTCACCCTGGGTCAAGAGAGAGGGACATAGCGGTCAGAGAGGCTCCCTTCCCACAAAGAGGCTCCTGTTTGTCCTCTAACAGAtgcggggagagaacccaggagtcctggctcccagccacccctgctctaacccaccagcccccactccactcccagagccggggatagaacccaggagtcctggcttccagcccccctgctctaacccaccagcccccactcccttcccagagctggggagagaacccaggagtcctggctcccagccctccctgctctaacccaccagccccccctccactcccagagccggggagagaacccaggagtcctggctcccagccccccccctgctatcacccaccagaccccactcccctcccagagcctgggagagaacccaggagtcctggctcccagccccccctgctctaacccaccagatcccactcccctcccagagccagggataaaTCCCATTTCCCTCTCATGCCATGTCCTGCTGCCCTGCCGGGGCAGAGCTTCCACCCTTGTTAGGTTTGTTTTCTCTGGCATTAAGCTCAGGCGAAGTTTAACCCTCTCAGTTCGGTGGGGCCGGAGCTCAGAGAGTTTCCCCCCATCCTGTGGTGACTTGTGagatctcccagaatgcactggtgCTGGGAGAGCTGCTTTCTCCATCAATGAGACGCGGCGGACGATCAAATTAAAACATCACCCACCTGGGCCTTGTTGgagagcaggggaggaagggccAATGTTCGCAAACAGAACATTGTTTCAAgcagccccagtgctgcccccCTAAGCAAAGTATCTCAGCTTGCAGGGGCCATTAGGGTCACCCCTGGCCCCAGCACACAGCATGTCATCTTGGATCCAGTGGCTCTGCTCCCCAAAGCGCTGCCCCCCTAAGCCAAGCAGCTCACCTTGCAGCTATCACGATTGACTTCAGACCCAGCGCACAGCATGTCCTCTCGGATGGGACGTTTGCAGTCCCGAAAGTGGTCTCTGCAGGTTGACGAGTCGACGAGAGGAACCCGCAACTCCTGAAGCGTCCGGGGCGGCGGAAGCGTATCTGGAATGAGAGAGCCGGGGATGGAGCCACTGAGAGGATGGGGGAGCTGGAAAGGACGGGGACGGGCTGGGGAAAATCTCTCCCAGTCAAACGGACTGGCCGAGCCTGTGAGCAACGCCGCCTTCTAGGGGCTGCAATTCACAGTGCACGTAAACGTCACAGGGGAgagtctttgtgtgtgtgtgtgtgtgtgtgtgtgtgtgtgcggtgctgccccctgctggagaggatcgcagctctgtgtgtgtgtgtgtgtgtctgtgtgtgtgtgcagtgctgccccctgctggagaggatcgcagctctgtgtgtgtgtgtgtgtgtacagtgcaggaggggatcaaggctgtgtgtgtgtgtgtgtgtgtgtgtgtgtgtgtgtgtgcagtgctgccccctgctggagaggatcgcggctctgtgtgtgtgtgtgtatgtgtgtgtgtgtgcagtgctgcCCCCTGATGGAGAGGAtcgcagctctgtgtgtgtgtgtgtgtgtacagtgcaggaggggatcaaggctgtgtgtgtgtgtgtgtgtgtgtgtgtgtgcagtgccgccccctgctggaggggatcgcagctgtgtgtgtgtgtgtgtgtgtgtgtgcagtgctgcCCCCTGATGGAGGGGAtcgcagctctgtgtgtgtgtgtgtgtgtgtgtgtgtgcacggttTCCCTCTTGTGGCTACACACCCCTGTGTGTTCAGCGCTCCGGGGAAGGGCTCTCAGACTCTGGAGGCATTAGCCAGCCCTCGGGATAGGGGCTGAATACCAGCCCCCCCAATCACCCATTAGACCCATCACattcccatccccccctcacctccacaCCCCCATCCAATGGGGCCCCAGCCCGTGACCCAGCACTGTTCCCCGGCTGGGGACTGGGTGGAGGGGCCCGGCAGGGAGACGGGGCGGATGGTGTCCGTGAAGGCGACAGGTTCTGTCAGCTGCACCAGGGCGACGTCGGCGACGCCCGTGTTCTCGTTGTAGTCGGGGTGCCTGACGATGCGACGCACGGGGGACGAGatccgggtgggggaggggttggagagCTGGTGCTCCCCCAGGTTCATGCGATAGGCAGAGACCGGGGTAGAGCTGGAGGAGTGGGGACAACGCACCTAGAGTTACCAGATTTCAAGGTCTCCAGAAGAGGACCCAGCCGGGGGAGGCGGGAGTTGGAGGGGGAGGCGGAGGGGTGGCACAGCTGGGGGTACCGGAAGGGGGTGTGTGTACTATGAGGCAGTATTTCAGGGTGCTGGCGGGGGTACCCGTGGCCTCACTCTCGAGGTGGAGGGCAGCTCCAGCTCATCAGCATCTCTCAGCTCCGTGTACCTGGCCAGCTGGCCAGGCCACGGTGGGCCGGATCTGGCAGCCGCggatgcaggggagggaccaATCGGGGAACGGAGACAGCTCTTTCTAAGCTGCAATGTCCGGTCCGCAAAAAGCCTCTTCTTTGAAAAATCCACCCGGACAGAGAGCAGGAGATCAAAAAAGAAGAAATGTCCAGGAAAACCCAGTGGCGGGAGGGGATATACTACGAACCTAGGCAGGAATGCAGCCAATTCTGCGGCACAGTGTCTGGGGAGCAGCTGCACAGCAAAGCACTGGCTCCTCTGgcactgagatgcggccacctctggggtggggcagcaggggaacaGCCGCACCGTACCATGGGGATGGCGGACTTCCCCAAGAGCGGGATGTCAATGGTGTCTCTGAAGCCAAGTAAGGGGAACCTGGGACCCACCCTCTCTCTCAGTTACTCACAAATCGAAGCAGTGAGCAGCTGACACCACCCACTGGGCTGAGATGAGGGATCCTCCACAGATGTGGTCGTATTCGTGCTTTTTGTCATATTTCTGCACACTGACCTGCCAGGGCCATCGACCCTCCTGTGCATCCTGCCCCCCTATGATACGGCTGAACACTGCACAAACCAGGGAAGCCATGTTAACACAGCACAAAACACACGTCTCCTGTCCAGAACCaggtatagaacccaggagtcctggctcccaaccccaccccatcccactgtGACCCagtagaccccactctcctcccacaaCCAGGGAGAGAACttagaagtcctggctcccagcccccccccccgctctaaccactggaccccactgccctcccagagcagacagtagaacccaggagtcctgactctttaCCTGGCTGATCTTGACTCTCCTCAGCACCTGTGGAGCGAACGGAAACGTTGGGGAGACATTACAAGTCGGGGCCTTAGGGGAGGATCAGCATTAGGGTCCAttgagggtgggaggcaggggaaaGCACTGTCCCATAGCTCCTCCCATAATCCCCATACACCACCCCAAACCCTATTTGGCTACCGTGCGTCAGTAGGTTTCAGAGGGAACGTTGATATGagctgagcaggggctgctctctgCTCTCTGAGGCCCACACATCCTCCCTGTACCCACCAAGCCTGAGGGCAGGGAGGGTTTGggtgcagcagctggcaggggggctgtgacTCCTGTGGGAATGAgtcagaggggctggaggggtcatGCCGGCCCCTGGGGCCTGGGGGTGGGATCACGGTGGGTCCCTTCAGGCACCGCAGAGCTGGGAAGCAGCACAATCATTTGTGCCCCTCACTACACAGGATCTGTTTTGCTCACCTCCCCCCAGACCCACTAACTGTTGAACCCAGACCCTGGCAAAGAGCCAGAGCCAGTCCACTGGGGCAGGATCGTCCCCCCCAGTCTATtccccctgcaggctgcagggtcACCCCCTCTGGTCTGTTCCCCGGGGCTCTGCATCTCTCCAACCCTCGGTCTCTCTTACCATGCGCTGGagacggcagcagcagcagcaggagcagcgcggccagctgggagcagagccccccCATCATCCTGCCCCACAGGAGCTCTGGGTGGGGacagcccagctcagcctccagccAGCGGAGCAGACAGCCCCTGGCATTGAGGCAGCGGGTTATAAACCAAGCTGGAGCTGCCCCGTGGGGGAGGGGACCGATTTTGGCCGGACCCCCCAGCTTCCTGGGAACATCTGATTTACAGGAAAGCAAAAGCAGTTCGTGGGAGttcaagggggtgggggttcatcagAAAGGACGTAGGTTGCCCCCGCGGTATCCGCGCAGTTAGGTTACAGTTTGTCAACAACAAGAGGCCTGTTCCTCTAACCAAGGCCCGCCCAGCCCTGGCGCTTGTGCACGAGGGATACAGGCTGTTGGGGCACCTGGAGCATCGCAAAGCCGCCCCAGAACCCCTCTTAAATCAAACCGTCTTCTGCTTCGGCTGGACCTTTTCATTTCCCACCCCAGGCCCTCCGCATTCGGAGTTAATCATGCCCCCTCTGATTTCAACAGTGTCTCAGGTCTCTCGTCTACTggttcatattatttaatgctgTACAGAATTTatagcagggataggcaacctttgggacgcgtgccgaaggcggcacgtgagctgattttcagtggcactcacactgcccgggtcctggccaccggtccggggggctctgcattttaatttaattttaaatgaagcttcttaaacattttaaaaaccttatttactttatatacaacaataggttagttatatattatagacttacagaaagaggccttctaaaaatgttaacatgtattaccggcacgcaaaaccttaaattagattcctgggttctgtccccagctttgggaggggagtggggtctagcatGGGGGTGTCCCAGAGATTCCTGGTGCTTTTTCTTTCATAAAATGGAGCTAAAATTGATCGTCAAAACATTTTTCAATCGGTGGG
Proteins encoded in this region:
- the LOC123370524 gene encoding serine protease 27-like, which translates into the protein MMGGLCSQLAALLLLLLLPSPAHGAEESQDQPVFSRIIGGQDAQEGRWPWQVSVQKYDKKHEYDHICGGSLISAQWVVSAAHCFDFSTPVSAYRMNLGEHQLSNPSPTRISSPVRRIVRHPDYNENTGVADVALVQLTEPVAFTDTIRPVSLPGPSTQSPAGEQCWVTGWGPIGWGCGDTLPPPRTLQELRVPLVDSSTCRERFGEQSHWIQDDMLCAGARGDPNGPCKLRYFGDSGGPLVCPRNGNFILAGLVSWGIKCTQSTPVPPGVYVRVPVYVNWIQNVTGGAGLSIVSPAVLSAGTMPPGPLSNGLVCSCLVMALLLAGLLLTAL